The Actinomycetota bacterium DNA segment TCCCGACGCTCGAGCGGGTCGACGACGACGGGCGCGCCCTCGGTGCCGAGATGTCGGAGCTCATGCTCCGCTTCCCCAACGTGGTGCTGCACGCGGCCGGACACACGCATGAGAACCGGGTGTGGGCGAGGCCCGGTCGCGCGGCTGCCGGCGGCCAGCCCGGGACGGGCTACTGGGAGGTCAACAGCTCCTCGCACGCGGACTGGCCGAGCCAGAGCCGCACGCTCGAGATCGTCGACAACAAGGACGGGACGCTCTCGGTATTCGGCGTGATCTTCGACGCGACGGCGCCGCCCCAGGCCTGCCGCGGTGACGCGACGGATTCGGCGACGTGCCTGCCGTGGGCGAACGACCCGACCGACGAGAGTGCCCTGCAGCCGGGCACTCCCAAGATCAACGAGGAGTACCTGGCGGCGGTGGCTCGTGAGGTCGGCTACAACGATCCGCAGGCCGGACACGCGGCCGACGCGGACGCACGCGGCCGGGATAACTCGCTCGTCGCCGGACCCTCCCAGGACCGCAACGTCGAGCTCCTGATCGCGAACCCGATGTCCGCGGTGGCGTCGGGCGCGAAGTTCACCCGTGCCGTCGCCGGCACGAAGCTCGTCCCGCCGGCCGTCGGCGCGATCAACCCCGGATCAGTCCCCGAGATCCTGCCCGACGTCCCCACGGCCGGCCCCCCGGCGTCCCCGTCCTCCTCGTTCACGCGGACGTTCGGGACGGCGGGCGGTCGTCAGGCCGACGCTCCGGCGACCCACAGTGCGCTCCCCGACTGGGCGATCGCGTCGGCGTCGCTGCTGTTCTTCGCTACGGCCGCGCTTTTCTGGATAGCTCGCGCGCGGGTGCGCGACTGGATGCTGGGCGTCCCCGCCCGCCGGTCGCCGCTCCGGTAGTCTTGCCCCCTGTGGAATCCCGCACCGTCGAGCTCGACGGCCCCGTTCACTACGCGGAGTGGCCCGGCCCCTCCGAAGGGCCCACCTTCGTCTTGGTTCACGGCCTCGGCGGCTCGCATGTGAACTGGTTGTCGGTGGCGCCCGGTCTCGCAGAGCAAGGACGCGTTCTCGCGATCGATCTCGCCGGGTTCGGCCGGACCCCGCCGGCCGGAAGACGCGCAACGCTCGGTGCGAACCGACGCCTGCTCAACCGATTCATCCACGCGACCAACGCGGCTCCCGCGATCCTGGTCGGGAACTCGATGGGCGGAGCGATCAGTGCGATGCAAGCGTCGGCGGAGCCGGAGACGGCGGCCGGTCTGCTCCTCGTCGATCCGGCGCTTCCGCGGGCCAGGTCGGTGGCGCCCGACCCGCTGATCGCGGCGGTCTTCGCCGCCTACCTCGTTCCCGGCGTGGGCGAGCAGTTCATCCGGCAGCGCGCGAAGATGCTCGGCCCCGAGAGGCTCGTCCGCGAGACGATGCGCACGTGTTGCGTCGATCCCTCGCGCATCGACCCTGCGGTGATCGACGCGCACGTGGCCCTCGCGACCGAGCGCCAGACCTTCTCCTGGGCGCACAAGTCTTTCCTCACGGCCGCGCGGAGCTTGCTCCGCCGCCTTGCCCGCCGCGAACGCTTTCTCGCGATGCTCCACGCGATCTCGTGCCCGACCCTGCTGGTGCACGGCGAAAAGGATCGCCTCGTGCCGGTCGCCGCAGCGCGGGCGATCGCCCAGATGCGCCCGGACTGGACGTTGCAAGTGCTCGACGACATTGGACATATCCCGCAGCTCGAGTCCCCCGAGCTCTGGCTCGCGACGGTGAACGTGTGGCTGACGGGCAACGGGCGTGCCGCTGCCGTCGTCAGCGCGGCTAGCCGCTAGGTGTAGTTCCCACCGAGGTTGTTTACATAGGGAGAGCCTCCCTGCACG contains these protein-coding regions:
- a CDS encoding alpha/beta hydrolase, giving the protein MESRTVELDGPVHYAEWPGPSEGPTFVLVHGLGGSHVNWLSVAPGLAEQGRVLAIDLAGFGRTPPAGRRATLGANRRLLNRFIHATNAAPAILVGNSMGGAISAMQASAEPETAAGLLLVDPALPRARSVAPDPLIAAVFAAYLVPGVGEQFIRQRAKMLGPERLVRETMRTCCVDPSRIDPAVIDAHVALATERQTFSWAHKSFLTAARSLLRRLARRERFLAMLHAISCPTLLVHGEKDRLVPVAAARAIAQMRPDWTLQVLDDIGHIPQLESPELWLATVNVWLTGNGRAAAVVSAASR